Proteins from a genomic interval of Nocardia sp. BMG51109:
- a CDS encoding cutinase family protein yields the protein MGNRNVLLSGKWRTAWVFAALLMVIGVLYPAAPAQAQWCAEVDVVVARGTGEPGYLGTEVGDPLFGALLDRSPVGLSGYPVNYPADLTDVFSVGKGSADLVAHLANQAAACPDQRFVLAGYSQGAAVVHTALGTGITQGIPGAVRMDGDLGGRVSSVLLFGDPMRLIGWNVPDPYLGRTANYCAAGDPICGAGIDFGAHTTYDTFVGAAADFAVERM from the coding sequence ATGGGCAACAGGAATGTGTTGCTGTCCGGGAAATGGCGGACCGCTTGGGTATTCGCAGCCCTGCTGATGGTGATCGGCGTGCTGTACCCGGCCGCACCGGCACAGGCGCAATGGTGCGCCGAGGTGGACGTGGTGGTCGCTCGGGGAACGGGAGAACCGGGATACCTGGGCACCGAAGTGGGCGATCCCCTCTTCGGCGCGCTGCTGGACCGTTCGCCGGTCGGCCTGAGTGGCTATCCGGTGAACTATCCGGCCGACCTCACCGATGTGTTCTCGGTGGGTAAGGGAAGTGCGGATCTCGTTGCGCACCTGGCGAATCAGGCCGCGGCGTGTCCGGATCAGCGGTTCGTCCTGGCGGGGTACTCGCAGGGCGCGGCGGTGGTGCACACGGCGCTGGGCACCGGAATCACCCAGGGCATCCCGGGCGCGGTCCGGATGGACGGCGATCTCGGTGGGCGCGTGTCGTCGGTGCTGCTGTTCGGAGATCCGATGCGGCTGATCGGCTGGAACGTTCCCGACCCGTACCTGGGACGAACCGCGAACTACTGTGCCGCGGGCGATCCCATCTGCGGCGCGGGTATCGATTTCGGCGCGCACACCACGTACGACACCTTCGTCGGCGCGGCAGCCGATTTCGCGGTGGAGCGCATGTGA
- a CDS encoding bifunctional UDP-sugar hydrolase/5'-nucleotidase — protein sequence MKARHRTGGVLAAALLAVTAGCGGSGNEARPPGGGPGAVPLISTNDLPAARPGEVHLFGINDLHGNLQPPDGGSGRVGAYQAGGAAYLAAHLARLKAAYPGSAVLAAGDNVGASPLVSALFHDEPTVGVLNAMGTAASAVGNHELDDGIPELLRLQHGGCAWEGCAPGQPFTGAEFPYLAANVTDDFGQLPPGLRPWTMVEAGGHRIGVIGTVTPETPTIVMPEGIRGYTFGDEVDAINKYVPQMRAAGAETVVALVHDGGAQRTHGAPADYNGCADITPDVAELAERTDPAVRVLLTAHSHQAYNCTIAGKVVTQAASYGRLITDITLRFHDGTVDAGAVNRVVTRDVAPDPAVAGLVDFFAAQARPRADRVIGNATAPLPNEPDAAGDSPLGNLIADAMLAAMGPDQAVAAFMNPGGVRADLSGGAITYEQAYTVQPFGNQVVTVLLTGRQILTLLEQQWDNPNKPGVLSVAGITYAYSESAPAGHKVVSDSVRIGGAPLNPVAAYPVSTNNFLASGGDGFSVFTQGGRAAVGPTDLDALESYLRTRGAVEPPTGRIERR from the coding sequence ATGAAGGCTCGTCATCGCACAGGTGGGGTGTTGGCGGCCGCGCTGCTGGCCGTGACGGCCGGTTGCGGCGGATCCGGCAACGAGGCGAGGCCACCGGGGGGCGGACCCGGCGCGGTACCGCTGATCTCGACGAACGACCTGCCCGCGGCGCGGCCCGGTGAGGTCCACCTGTTCGGCATCAACGACCTGCACGGCAACCTGCAGCCGCCCGACGGCGGCAGCGGGCGGGTCGGCGCGTATCAGGCCGGCGGGGCGGCCTATCTCGCGGCGCATCTGGCGCGCCTGAAGGCCGCCTATCCCGGCAGCGCCGTCCTCGCCGCCGGCGACAATGTCGGCGCCAGCCCGCTGGTGTCGGCGCTGTTCCACGACGAGCCGACCGTCGGCGTCCTCAATGCGATGGGCACCGCGGCCTCCGCGGTCGGCAACCACGAGCTGGACGACGGCATACCGGAACTGCTGCGCCTGCAGCACGGCGGCTGCGCCTGGGAAGGCTGCGCGCCGGGGCAGCCGTTCACCGGAGCGGAGTTCCCGTATCTGGCCGCCAACGTCACCGACGACTTCGGGCAGCTCCCACCGGGCCTGCGGCCGTGGACGATGGTCGAGGCCGGTGGGCACCGGATCGGCGTCATCGGCACCGTCACCCCCGAGACCCCGACGATCGTGATGCCGGAGGGCATTCGCGGCTACACCTTCGGCGACGAGGTCGACGCGATCAACAAGTATGTGCCGCAGATGCGGGCCGCCGGGGCGGAGACCGTCGTGGCGCTCGTGCACGACGGCGGCGCGCAGCGGACCCACGGCGCGCCCGCCGACTACAACGGGTGCGCCGACATCACCCCCGACGTCGCCGAGCTTGCCGAGCGCACCGATCCGGCGGTGCGCGTCCTGCTCACCGCGCACAGCCATCAGGCCTACAACTGCACCATCGCCGGCAAGGTCGTCACCCAGGCCGCCTCCTACGGGCGCCTGATCACCGATATCACCCTGCGATTCCACGACGGCACCGTCGACGCCGGCGCCGTCAACCGCGTCGTCACCCGGGATGTCGCGCCCGATCCGGCCGTCGCCGGCCTCGTCGATTTCTTTGCCGCCCAGGCCCGGCCGCGCGCCGACCGCGTCATCGGCAATGCCACCGCGCCGCTGCCCAACGAACCGGATGCGGCCGGCGACTCGCCGCTCGGGAACCTCATCGCCGACGCCATGCTCGCCGCCATGGGGCCCGACCAGGCCGTCGCCGCGTTCATGAATCCCGGTGGGGTCCGGGCCGACCTGTCCGGCGGCGCCATCACCTACGAGCAGGCCTATACCGTGCAGCCGTTCGGCAATCAGGTCGTCACGGTGCTGCTCACCGGCCGGCAGATCCTGACCCTGCTGGAACAGCAGTGGGACAATCCGAACAAGCCCGGGGTGTTGTCGGTCGCCGGCATCACCTACGCCTACTCCGAATCCGCACCCGCCGGGCACAAGGTCGTCTCCGACAGCGTCCGCATCGGTGGCGCCCCGCTGAATCCGGTGGCCGCCTACCCGGTCTCGACCAACAACTTCCTCGCCTCGGGCGGCGACGGATTCAGCGTTTTCACCCAGGGCGGCCGGGCAGCGGTCGGCCCGACGGATCTCGACGCACTCGAGTCCTATCTGCGGACTCGCGGTGCGGTCGAGCCTCCGACGGGCCGAATCGAGCGCCGCTGA
- a CDS encoding SDR family oxidoreductase: MATYLMTGGTGFLGRRVLRGLLDLDRDAVIHVLVRQTAAARLAELAASWGASDRIRPLIGDPAAKDLGLQDDPPRADHIVHLGTVSDVTTDEETAYAVDVAGTRAVIALAAGCGAMLHHLSSVAVAGDHRGEFFEDDFDLGQNLPSPYQRTKFAAEKLVRETPGLRWRIYRPAIIAGDSSTGEMNPADAPHHVFPAVARLAGLPVPFPDLGATNIVPVDYVAAAMVRLIGRRGLNKRTFHLVAPDPQPIGDVWSALARAAGAASGPGAIPGSHAALRTLARLPGAATVRDLLVRQLGIPAEAARNLSFEAVFVADSTRARLRGLRVPPFESYAGKLWTYWRTHLDPDRARRGADDDRLRDRTVLITGASSGIGLATAHAVARRGATVLMVARDPDELEAAAAAVRAGGGAAQAYPCDITDEKAVELLVKQALADHGQVDYAVNNAARSVHRSVLDSTDRMYEFEQTMALNYFGAVRLVLALLPAMRERRFGHIVNISSIAVQAKVPQLAAYVASKSALDAFGEIAAAENAGAGITFTSVRMPLVRTPSLAAVARYRSLPAHTPDQAADLVVRALTERPARIDTALGTIAQVVDAVVPSLGKAVLRQGLRLLGRTQN; the protein is encoded by the coding sequence ATGGCCACCTATCTCATGACGGGCGGTACCGGATTTCTGGGACGCCGAGTGCTGCGGGGCCTGCTCGACCTCGATCGCGACGCGGTGATCCACGTGCTGGTGCGGCAGACCGCCGCCGCCCGGCTCGCCGAACTGGCCGCGAGCTGGGGCGCGAGCGACCGGATCCGTCCGCTGATCGGCGACCCGGCCGCGAAGGATCTTGGGCTGCAAGACGATCCGCCCCGCGCCGACCACATCGTGCACCTGGGCACGGTCTCCGATGTGACCACCGACGAGGAGACCGCCTACGCCGTCGACGTCGCGGGGACGCGCGCGGTGATCGCGCTGGCGGCCGGGTGCGGCGCGATGCTGCACCACCTGTCGTCGGTCGCCGTGGCCGGCGATCATCGCGGCGAATTCTTCGAGGACGATTTCGACCTCGGCCAGAATCTGCCGTCGCCGTACCAGCGCACCAAGTTCGCGGCCGAGAAACTGGTGCGGGAGACGCCGGGCCTGCGCTGGCGGATCTACCGGCCGGCGATCATCGCCGGCGATTCGAGCACCGGCGAGATGAACCCGGCCGACGCCCCGCACCATGTCTTCCCGGCCGTCGCCCGGCTGGCCGGGCTGCCCGTACCGTTCCCGGACCTGGGCGCCACCAATATCGTCCCGGTCGACTATGTGGCCGCGGCGATGGTGCGGCTGATCGGCCGGCGGGGACTGAACAAACGCACCTTTCACCTGGTCGCCCCGGACCCGCAGCCGATCGGCGACGTCTGGTCCGCACTGGCCCGCGCCGCCGGGGCGGCGTCCGGTCCGGGCGCGATTCCCGGCAGCCACGCGGCGCTGCGGACGCTCGCCCGGCTCCCCGGCGCCGCCACCGTGCGCGATCTGCTGGTGCGGCAGCTCGGAATTCCCGCCGAGGCGGCCCGGAACCTGTCGTTCGAGGCCGTCTTCGTCGCCGACTCCACGCGCGCGCGGCTGCGGGGCCTGCGGGTGCCGCCGTTCGAGTCCTACGCCGGAAAGCTGTGGACGTACTGGCGCACCCACCTGGATCCCGACCGGGCCCGGCGCGGCGCGGACGACGACCGGTTGCGGGACCGCACCGTGCTGATCACGGGCGCCTCCTCGGGCATCGGCCTGGCCACCGCGCACGCGGTAGCCCGCCGCGGCGCCACGGTCCTGATGGTCGCCCGCGACCCCGACGAACTGGAGGCCGCGGCGGCCGCGGTGCGCGCCGGAGGCGGTGCGGCACAGGCGTATCCATGCGACATCACCGACGAGAAGGCGGTCGAACTGCTGGTCAAGCAGGCGCTGGCCGATCACGGGCAGGTCGACTACGCGGTCAACAACGCCGCGCGTTCGGTGCACCGCTCGGTGCTCGACTCCACCGACCGGATGTACGAGTTCGAGCAGACCATGGCGCTCAACTACTTCGGCGCCGTCCGGCTGGTGCTCGCGCTGCTGCCCGCGATGCGCGAACGCCGGTTCGGGCATATCGTGAACATCTCCTCGATCGCCGTGCAGGCCAAGGTGCCCCAGCTCGCCGCGTATGTGGCGAGCAAATCGGCGCTCGACGCGTTCGGCGAGATCGCGGCCGCCGAGAACGCCGGCGCCGGAATCACCTTCACCTCGGTCCGGATGCCGCTGGTGCGCACGCCGTCGCTCGCGGCCGTCGCTCGGTACCGCTCGCTTCCGGCGCACACCCCCGACCAGGCGGCCGACCTCGTGGTCCGCGCGCTGACCGAGCGCCCGGCCCGCATCGATACCGCACTCGGCACGATCGCGCAGGTCGTCGACGCCGTCGTGCCGTCGCTGGGCAAAGCGGTGCTGCGCCAGGGTCTTCGGCTGCTGGGCAGGACCCAGAATTAA
- a CDS encoding heme oxygenase (biliverdin-producing): MPDTPTSPETVPFSTQIRTATERQHADAENSVFMGDMLGGALGVAAFYRYTGQLWHVYRALEVPGAALADDPVAGPFVRPELARLAHLEADLAHLGGDGWRDDLAPLPATAGYAARIEECARTWPAGYIAHHYTRYLGDLSGGQVIRGTAEKLWQLPKRGDGVRFYVFDQIPNPAAFKREYRTLLDGLAVDDLEKQRVLGECQRAFAFNTALFRELADEFPVRRQG; the protein is encoded by the coding sequence ATGCCGGACACCCCCACCTCGCCGGAGACCGTGCCGTTCTCCACGCAGATCCGCACCGCGACCGAGCGGCAGCACGCGGACGCCGAGAACTCCGTATTCATGGGCGACATGCTCGGCGGTGCGCTCGGCGTGGCTGCCTTCTACCGCTACACCGGCCAGCTGTGGCACGTGTATCGCGCGCTCGAGGTGCCCGGCGCCGCCCTCGCCGACGATCCGGTCGCCGGCCCGTTCGTCCGGCCCGAACTGGCCCGGCTCGCCCACCTGGAGGCCGACCTGGCCCATCTCGGCGGCGACGGCTGGCGCGACGACCTCGCCCCGCTGCCCGCCACGGCCGGCTACGCCGCCCGGATCGAGGAGTGCGCGCGGACCTGGCCGGCCGGCTACATCGCCCACCACTACACCCGCTACCTCGGCGACCTGTCCGGCGGGCAGGTCATCCGCGGCACCGCCGAGAAGCTGTGGCAGCTGCCCAAGCGCGGCGACGGGGTGCGCTTCTACGTCTTCGACCAAATCCCGAATCCGGCGGCCTTCAAGCGCGAATACCGCACGCTGCTGGACGGTCTGGCGGTCGACGATCTCGAGAAGCAGCGCGTCCTCGGCGAATGCCAGCGCGCCTTCGCGTTCAACACCGCCCTGTTCCGCGAGCTGGCCGACGAGTTCCCGGTGCGGCGGCAGGGCTGA
- a CDS encoding TIGR03086 family metal-binding protein, whose product MTTVIDRIDAALDMATAIVDNTAADRLAAPSLCSGWDIGAELNHLVGGMRIFAAELAGIEAGGEHDSDWLGTDHQGAFAVAAELDRAAWHRLDALDTTVRLSFGAVPGPRAAQIHLTEVVVHAADLAVATGQDHRIDDAQCEQLLNTLRGTDFEAFRLRGMFDPERPAPAGAPGHRRLLAFLGRNLEIVSGAAPMAGANSVDG is encoded by the coding sequence ATGACCACCGTGATCGACCGTATCGATGCAGCCCTCGACATGGCGACGGCCATCGTCGACAACACCGCAGCCGACCGGCTGGCCGCCCCCTCGCTGTGCTCCGGCTGGGATATCGGCGCGGAGCTGAACCATCTGGTGGGCGGGATGCGGATCTTCGCCGCCGAACTGGCCGGGATCGAGGCGGGCGGCGAACACGATTCGGATTGGCTGGGCACCGATCATCAGGGCGCCTTCGCCGTCGCGGCCGAACTCGATCGCGCGGCCTGGCATCGGCTCGACGCGCTGGACACCACCGTGCGGCTGTCCTTCGGCGCGGTGCCGGGCCCGAGGGCGGCGCAGATCCATCTGACCGAGGTCGTGGTGCACGCCGCCGACCTCGCCGTCGCCACCGGGCAGGATCACCGCATCGACGACGCGCAGTGCGAGCAGCTGCTGAACACACTGCGCGGCACGGACTTCGAGGCGTTCCGGCTACGGGGAATGTTCGACCCCGAACGTCCGGCTCCGGCGGGCGCACCGGGACATCGCCGGCTGCTGGCCTTCCTCGGACGGAACCTGGAGATCGTGTCCGGCGCCGCGCCGATGGCCGGCGCGAACTCCGTCGACGGGTAG
- a CDS encoding glycosyltransferase produces MNDPRIAVVHERFTEYGGSEAVVAEFMKIWPGAPVFAPILTPGCRAAVRAAARDESPDPIAPQDDPFHTTWLTRAHALTGGRSHAPLLPFVPRALRRLPLDGRYDAVVVSHHAFATQAALATNAPVVAYVHSPARWAWDPAFRAREAGGRAGQFALGALGRAARRGELRAAPRLAHVIANSRAVSERVRDWWGLDSTVVHPPVRVGRFTPGPVPDRDDFFLFAGRLVPYKRPDLAIRAARQAGARLVVLGDGRFRTHLESLAGPETTFLGAAPDPVLIDMYRRCRALLMPGVEDFGIVPVEAMACGAPVLAVGAGGALDTVRPGLSGEHLESGDDSAVVSRFATAMRAFDPLAYDPAAVRGHALTFSPAAFRTRIAAVVATVLT; encoded by the coding sequence ATGAACGACCCACGCATCGCGGTCGTGCACGAGCGCTTCACCGAGTACGGCGGGTCCGAGGCCGTCGTCGCCGAGTTCATGAAGATCTGGCCCGGCGCACCGGTGTTCGCCCCGATCCTCACCCCCGGCTGTCGTGCGGCCGTGCGGGCGGCCGCACGGGACGAGTCGCCGGATCCCATTGCGCCGCAGGATGACCCGTTCCACACCACCTGGCTGACCCGTGCCCACGCGCTGACCGGCGGACGGTCGCACGCACCGCTGCTGCCGTTCGTTCCCCGCGCACTGCGCCGGCTGCCGTTGGACGGACGGTACGACGCGGTGGTCGTCAGCCACCACGCGTTCGCCACCCAGGCCGCCTTGGCGACGAACGCACCGGTCGTGGCCTACGTGCACAGCCCGGCCCGCTGGGCCTGGGATCCGGCGTTCCGCGCCCGCGAAGCCGGCGGGCGCGCAGGGCAATTCGCACTCGGCGCGCTCGGCCGCGCGGCCCGCCGCGGCGAACTGCGCGCCGCACCGCGCCTGGCGCACGTGATCGCCAACTCCCGGGCGGTGTCCGAGCGCGTGCGCGACTGGTGGGGTCTCGACTCGACCGTGGTGCATCCACCGGTCCGCGTCGGCCGCTTCACCCCCGGCCCGGTTCCGGATCGCGACGACTTCTTTCTGTTCGCGGGCCGCCTCGTCCCCTACAAGCGGCCCGATCTGGCGATCCGCGCCGCCCGGCAGGCCGGCGCCCGACTGGTGGTGCTCGGTGACGGCCGGTTCCGCACCCATCTGGAATCCCTTGCGGGCCCGGAGACCACCTTCCTCGGCGCCGCACCCGACCCGGTGCTGATCGATATGTACCGCCGCTGCCGCGCGCTGCTCATGCCGGGCGTCGAGGATTTCGGCATCGTCCCCGTGGAGGCGATGGCCTGCGGCGCGCCGGTGCTGGCGGTCGGCGCCGGCGGCGCGCTGGACACCGTGCGCCCCGGCCTCTCCGGCGAACACCTCGAGTCCGGCGACGACTCCGCGGTCGTCTCCCGCTTCGCCACGGCCATGCGCGCATTCGATCCCCTCGCCTACGACCCCGCGGCCGTCCGGGGGCACGCACTGACCTTCTCCCCCGCCGCCTTCCGGACACGCATCGCCGCGGTGGTCGCGACCGTGCTCACCTGA
- a CDS encoding glutamate-1-semialdehyde 2,1-aminomutase, which yields MRRHFARSTEIQGRLHELVPGGAHTYSRGADQYPEGMAPILVRGNGCHVWDCDGNDYVEYGMGLRSVTLGHGYRPVVEAAARAVADGLSFSRPTELELRAAEDFLDLVPGADMVKFAKNGSDATTAAVRLARAVTGRESVAICDQPFFSVDDWFIGTTEMNAGIPPALSTTRFRYNDLDSLAAVLGSGDIACVVMEAATALAEPEPGYLEGVRALCDRYGSLLVFDEMITGFRWSSGGAQRVYGVTPDLSCWGKAMGNGFPLSALAGRREYMELGGLRTERDRVFLLSTTHGPETGSLAAFRAVVRAYADTDPIARMERAGRRLADGVNKIAADLGIAEHLQVAGRPSCLIFTTRDAGGRPSQAFRTLFLQELLDRGVLGQSFVTSAAHTDADIDHTVDACAEAADVYRSAVDRGGVAGLLRGRPVAPALRRTAAPRSLDPARQG from the coding sequence ATGAGGCGACACTTCGCCCGCAGCACCGAGATACAGGGCCGCCTGCACGAGCTGGTGCCCGGCGGCGCGCACACCTACTCCCGCGGGGCCGACCAGTACCCGGAGGGTATGGCGCCGATCCTGGTGCGCGGCAACGGCTGCCACGTCTGGGACTGCGACGGCAACGACTACGTCGAATACGGGATGGGCCTGCGGTCGGTGACGCTCGGCCACGGGTACCGGCCGGTGGTGGAGGCGGCGGCGCGGGCCGTCGCCGACGGACTGAGCTTCTCCCGGCCGACCGAGCTGGAACTGCGTGCCGCCGAGGACTTCCTGGACCTGGTGCCGGGCGCCGACATGGTGAAGTTCGCCAAGAACGGCTCCGATGCCACCACGGCCGCCGTGCGCCTGGCCCGCGCCGTCACGGGCCGGGAATCGGTGGCGATCTGCGATCAGCCCTTCTTCTCCGTGGACGACTGGTTCATCGGCACCACCGAGATGAACGCCGGTATCCCGCCGGCACTCTCGACCACGCGGTTCCGGTACAACGATCTCGATTCCCTGGCGGCCGTGCTCGGCTCGGGCGATATCGCCTGCGTCGTGATGGAGGCCGCGACCGCGCTGGCCGAGCCCGAACCCGGCTACCTCGAGGGCGTGCGGGCGCTCTGCGACCGGTACGGCAGCCTGCTGGTGTTCGACGAGATGATCACCGGATTCCGGTGGTCTTCCGGTGGCGCGCAACGGGTTTACGGCGTGACGCCGGACCTGTCGTGCTGGGGTAAGGCGATGGGGAACGGGTTCCCCCTCTCGGCGCTGGCCGGTAGGCGCGAGTACATGGAGCTGGGCGGCCTGCGCACCGAGCGCGACCGGGTCTTCCTGCTGTCCACCACGCACGGGCCGGAGACCGGCTCGCTGGCCGCGTTCCGCGCCGTGGTGCGCGCGTACGCCGACACCGATCCGATCGCCCGGATGGAGCGGGCCGGGCGGCGGCTGGCCGACGGGGTGAACAAGATCGCCGCGGATCTCGGGATCGCCGAACACCTGCAGGTCGCCGGCCGCCCGTCGTGCCTGATCTTCACCACCCGCGATGCCGGCGGGCGCCCGTCACAGGCGTTCCGCACGCTGTTCCTGCAGGAGCTGCTCGACCGGGGCGTCCTGGGCCAGTCGTTCGTCACCTCGGCCGCGCACACCGACGCCGATATCGATCACACCGTCGACGCCTGCGCCGAGGCCGCCGACGTCTACCGGAGCGCGGTGGACCGGGGCGGCGTCGCGGGGCTGCTGCGGGGCAGGCCGGTAGCCCCCGCGCTCCGTCGCACGGCCGCGCCCCGCTCCCTCGATCCCGCTCGGCAGGGGTGA
- a CDS encoding GNAT family N-acetyltransferase, with the protein MIRGPTPDRLGPVSLHGSSVVIRPPRPGDHPHWRRLRMRDRALIEPFWYSSPLEWAARHTERQWIREYLVGRAEARAGRRLPGVIEIDGRFAGQCELCSFDSRRGTAEMSIWIDSRVARHGFAGLAAGLVLDHGFGMLGLNRVIAPISPGNVAAAHGAAELGFVREALLTRYFDAGGARRDHELWALTREDVPPGGFAAAWLRRVEGARTEGTSGPSAGPPRYPTMVRGSAETVDVSAERQGVAGGRLATATLLAGISARLAAGWLRRRRRVLRGGRPVRLELADYPGAVLRTRRPSDRPGWVAARRRNPEYFAGARTTWRRELARGRGGLHAPAGLVLVLDVDGSYAGEARLFDVDMFDRNARMLVWADTAHADGGLRAAATRTLLAHAFGTLGLFRVATEFECADTESAAVAARAGLLKEGIMRNYPGRTGRRADHALWALTVAPPNEERP; encoded by the coding sequence ATGATCCGCGGGCCGACACCGGACCGGCTGGGACCGGTGTCGCTGCACGGCAGCAGCGTCGTGATCCGCCCGCCGCGGCCCGGCGACCACCCGCACTGGCGGCGGCTCCGGATGCGCGACCGCGCCCTGATCGAACCGTTCTGGTACAGCTCGCCGCTGGAGTGGGCCGCCCGGCACACCGAGCGGCAGTGGATCCGCGAATATCTCGTCGGCCGGGCCGAGGCGCGCGCCGGGCGGCGGCTGCCGGGCGTGATCGAGATCGACGGCCGATTCGCCGGGCAGTGCGAGCTGTGCTCGTTCGACTCCCGGCGCGGGACAGCCGAAATGAGTATCTGGATCGATTCCCGGGTCGCGCGGCACGGCTTCGCGGGCCTGGCGGCGGGGCTCGTGCTCGATCACGGATTCGGCATGCTGGGGCTGAACCGGGTGATCGCGCCCATCTCGCCCGGCAATGTCGCCGCCGCGCACGGTGCCGCGGAGCTCGGGTTCGTGCGGGAGGCGTTGCTGACGCGGTACTTCGACGCGGGCGGAGCGCGGCGCGACCACGAGCTGTGGGCGCTGACCCGCGAGGACGTCCCGCCCGGGGGATTCGCCGCCGCGTGGCTCCGGCGCGTCGAGGGTGCCCGCACAGAAGGGACTTCGGGCCCTAGCGCCGGCCCGCCGCGGTACCCGACGATGGTGCGGGGTTCGGCCGAGACGGTCGACGTCTCGGCCGAACGGCAGGGGGTTGCGGGTGGGCGACTGGCCACCGCGACGTTGCTCGCCGGCATCTCGGCGCGGCTGGCCGCCGGGTGGCTGCGGCGACGCCGGCGAGTACTGCGCGGCGGCCGTCCGGTCCGGCTGGAACTGGCCGACTACCCCGGCGCGGTGCTGCGCACCCGGCGTCCGTCGGATCGGCCGGGCTGGGTCGCGGCGCGGCGGCGCAACCCGGAGTACTTCGCCGGCGCCCGGACGACCTGGCGGCGGGAACTCGCCCGCGGCCGCGGCGGCCTGCACGCACCGGCCGGGCTGGTGCTGGTGCTCGACGTCGACGGCAGCTACGCCGGCGAGGCGCGGCTGTTCGACGTGGACATGTTCGACCGCAACGCCAGGATGCTGGTCTGGGCCGATACGGCGCACGCCGACGGCGGCCTGCGCGCCGCGGCCACCCGGACGCTGCTGGCGCACGCCTTCGGCACGCTCGGATTGTTCCGGGTGGCCACCGAATTCGAGTGCGCCGACACCGAATCCGCCGCCGTCGCCGCCCGGGCGGGACTGCTGAAGGAGGGAATCATGCGCAACTACCCCGGCCGCACCGGCCGGCGCGCCGATCACGCACTGTGGGCGCTGACCGTCGCCCCGCCGAACGAGGAGCGACCATGA